A genomic region of Bdellovibrionales bacterium contains the following coding sequences:
- a CDS encoding FHA domain-containing protein, with product MELAFFVLKGPAKGRLFHIHPGATVGRLEGDVALSDQKVSSKHARVEKDNQGALTLIDLGSTNGIKIDGQKVGSIKLNPGLRIQLGSSLIEVQIYTPGALPKNSQEPLSSQNEKSGSERAEGEIEVISKVKAQPQASEEKKQLKWNEIAAEFLKSKKNKIKNRPKLLVPFSPPLILTFVRGLQFDTTWYLGYGPRTAGAESFDMPILETGAPGLCFEIWPTPQGPTFKTHHPNIVLLNNKPIANAHLKSGDMISIFDCQIKMGFDEKIQ from the coding sequence ATGGAACTCGCTTTTTTTGTTTTAAAGGGTCCCGCCAAGGGGCGGCTTTTCCACATCCATCCAGGAGCCACTGTTGGCCGTTTGGAGGGAGACGTCGCCCTTTCCGATCAAAAGGTCTCAAGTAAGCACGCTCGGGTAGAGAAGGACAATCAAGGAGCTTTGACTCTCATTGACCTTGGGTCCACGAACGGCATCAAGATAGATGGGCAAAAGGTCGGGTCTATCAAGCTCAATCCAGGTTTGCGCATCCAGCTCGGAAGTTCCCTGATTGAGGTGCAAATCTACACGCCTGGTGCCCTTCCAAAGAACTCTCAAGAACCTCTCTCCAGCCAAAATGAGAAGTCTGGCAGCGAAAGAGCGGAAGGAGAAATTGAGGTTATCTCAAAAGTCAAAGCTCAGCCCCAGGCTTCAGAAGAGAAAAAGCAGCTAAAGTGGAATGAAATCGCAGCTGAATTTCTTAAATCTAAGAAGAATAAGATCAAAAACCGCCCAAAACTTCTCGTCCCGTTTAGTCCACCCCTCATACTGACTTTTGTGCGGGGACTCCAATTCGATACAACCTGGTACCTCGGATACGGACCTCGAACTGCTGGAGCTGAGTCCTTTGATATGCCTATTCTCGAAACAGGCGCTCCAGGTCTTTGCTTTGAAATATGGCCCACGCCTCAAGGTCCTACATTTAAAACCCATCACCCCAATATCGTTTTGCTAAATAACAAACCCATTGCCAATGCACACTTGAAATCAGGAGATATGATCTCTATATTCGACTGTCAGATTAAGATGGGTTTCGATGAAAAAATTCAGTAA
- the rpsF gene encoding 30S ribosomal protein S6, whose translation MLKKYEGVVILHPDCTELEQKAILKKNAGTIASFRGKINHLDTWGKRRLANQIKKNTMGIYFHTTFEADGDVIAELERTMKINERVLRFMHLRLDDRENLTKYLERYRDALQETANREKEREVKIQQRKAAGTQRRERF comes from the coding sequence ATTTTGAAGAAGTATGAAGGTGTCGTGATTCTTCACCCGGATTGCACTGAATTGGAACAAAAAGCCATTTTGAAGAAGAATGCGGGAACAATCGCGAGTTTTCGGGGAAAAATTAATCACCTCGATACTTGGGGAAAGCGTCGTTTGGCCAATCAAATAAAGAAAAATACAATGGGCATCTATTTTCATACGACATTTGAGGCGGATGGAGATGTTATTGCCGAACTTGAGCGAACGATGAAAATCAATGAAAGAGTGTTGCGATTTATGCATCTGCGATTGGATGATCGCGAGAATCTAACAAAATATTTAGAGCGTTACAGGGATGCCTTACAAGAGACGGCCAATCGCGAAAAAGAGCGAGAGGTAAAAATTCAGCAGCGTAAGGCCGCTGGGACTCAACGGAGAGAGCGTTTTTAA
- a CDS encoding DUF2232 domain-containing protein, with product MIFRSSFLALWAVVMTTVTVVLGAPPLRVLRLVMGRFLFWILTVGLSLVMFGLGWKPIAIVFLLLTLLVGFYSELLESRWSPLSSAAVAVSLTSIIGSLCFVFWTLRMGKGWYLLLLGSVKSKFEGVALFRGDFNLGVEDVLLQAPSGVVVLLLLASALLLVTEPRIREWAGKAEESGLTYLKHFRLPDAFVWITIVSLLGSFLKSDFKWTQVLAINFLNVCVLLYFFQGLAVFTSLFDKMKLSAFWRVVWTILLILQLFIIVSVVGLIDYWMDFRNRFERRTKQINKTL from the coding sequence ATGATCTTTAGGTCCTCTTTTTTGGCTTTGTGGGCGGTAGTCATGACGACTGTGACGGTTGTTTTGGGAGCGCCTCCGCTCAGGGTGTTGCGCTTAGTGATGGGCCGTTTTCTGTTTTGGATTTTAACCGTTGGCCTGAGTCTCGTTATGTTTGGGTTGGGTTGGAAGCCAATTGCCATCGTTTTTCTCCTTTTAACACTTCTGGTGGGTTTTTATAGCGAGTTGCTAGAGAGCAGGTGGAGTCCGCTCTCAAGTGCGGCTGTGGCCGTTTCGCTCACAAGTATTATTGGGAGTTTGTGTTTTGTTTTTTGGACATTGAGGATGGGAAAGGGCTGGTATCTTTTATTGCTTGGATCCGTTAAATCAAAATTTGAGGGAGTCGCTCTCTTTAGGGGGGATTTCAATTTAGGAGTTGAGGACGTCCTGTTGCAGGCCCCCTCGGGGGTTGTCGTTCTTTTGTTGCTTGCTTCCGCTCTGCTTTTGGTGACTGAACCACGCATCAGGGAATGGGCTGGAAAAGCGGAAGAATCGGGACTTACATATCTAAAGCATTTTCGTCTTCCAGATGCCTTTGTTTGGATTACTATTGTTTCCCTTCTAGGGAGTTTTTTGAAATCCGACTTCAAATGGACTCAGGTTCTTGCTATCAACTTCTTAAATGTTTGCGTCCTTCTCTATTTTTTTCAGGGACTGGCTGTGTTTACGTCGCTCTTCGATAAAATGAAGTTGTCGGCATTTTGGAGAGTGGTATGGACAATTCTGTTGATTTTGCAACTCTTCATTATAGTTAGTGTGGTGGGATTAATTGATTATTGGATGGATTTTCGTAATAGATTTGAAAGGCGAACAAAGCAAATTAATAAGACTCTTTGA
- a CDS encoding 50S ribosomal protein L9, translated as MKVILQKDVKDLGKIGDLVSVKNGFARNFLFPRRLAIEATEKREKEWAHLSKIAEIKKKKAKTERQEIVNKLQGITVTFKRAAGETEKLFGSVTTLEISTELEKSGIEVDKKDIHVEEQIRVLGQHKAVVKLGDGLEAEISINVERE; from the coding sequence ATGAAAGTCATCTTACAAAAAGATGTGAAGGATTTAGGGAAAATAGGCGATCTGGTTTCTGTAAAAAATGGTTTCGCGAGGAACTTTCTTTTTCCTCGTAGACTTGCCATAGAAGCCACAGAGAAGCGCGAGAAGGAATGGGCCCATCTCAGCAAGATTGCGGAAATTAAGAAGAAAAAGGCAAAAACTGAGAGACAAGAAATAGTTAATAAACTTCAGGGGATAACTGTCACTTTTAAGCGCGCGGCAGGAGAAACGGAAAAGCTATTTGGAAGTGTCACGACTTTAGAAATTTCAACAGAGCTTGAAAAGAGCGGAATTGAAGTGGACAAGAAGGATATCCACGTCGAAGAGCAAATTCGAGTGTTGGGACAGCACAAGGCAGTCGTGAAGCTTGGCGATGGCCTGGAAGCTGAGATTTCTATTAACGTCGAGCGCGAATAG
- the dnaB gene encoding replicative DNA helicase — protein MIDKRIPPQNMEAEQAILGGLLLDPPVWDEVSEIVSEMDFYKPSHRRIYACLKEMNRKNLPTDLVTVGNWLNDRGDLESVGGIPYLAELIEQTPTSVNIGNWAKIVHDKALLRKVIQLNQQFVQKAFDQDFEDLPAFINNLESEVFALAQEKHNTGLVQANEIVKGSLERLEGLYGKNLSVTGVSSGWPELDDLTSGFQPGELCIIAARPSMGKTAFCLNLATYAAIHNKKKVAFFSVEMSSESVMMRLLSTVARISMSDLRVAHIADDGWPKLINAAAQISESSLFIDDSSGISPFEILSKCRRLKARQGIDMIIIDYLQLMSLKSKVDNREREVSEISKTLKAIAKELKIPVIALAQLNRGVEARQNRRPLLSDLRESGSIEQDADVIMMLYREDYYEKDNSDIRGVAEVIIAKQRNGPTDTVKLLWKPEFGEFRSFEERARGPMPPIPDEPNRGREGGSRGSFNPRSPNSAESGKPRNYAPGGSV, from the coding sequence GTGATTGATAAGAGAATTCCACCACAAAATATGGAGGCAGAACAGGCCATCCTAGGAGGCTTGCTCCTAGACCCACCCGTTTGGGATGAGGTCTCTGAAATTGTGTCTGAAATGGACTTCTACAAACCTAGTCACCGGCGGATCTATGCCTGCCTCAAAGAAATGAACCGAAAAAACTTGCCGACGGATTTGGTTACCGTTGGGAATTGGCTAAATGACAGGGGAGACCTGGAGTCTGTCGGTGGAATTCCCTACCTGGCTGAGTTAATTGAACAGACTCCCACGTCTGTCAACATAGGGAATTGGGCCAAAATTGTTCATGATAAGGCTCTTTTGAGAAAGGTTATTCAGCTTAACCAACAGTTTGTTCAGAAAGCTTTTGATCAGGACTTCGAGGATCTACCCGCTTTTATCAATAATTTGGAATCCGAGGTTTTTGCTCTTGCCCAAGAGAAGCATAACACGGGTCTTGTGCAGGCCAATGAAATTGTGAAGGGCAGCTTAGAAAGATTAGAAGGCCTTTACGGAAAAAATTTGAGTGTAACAGGCGTGTCCTCTGGCTGGCCTGAGTTAGACGATTTAACCAGCGGATTTCAACCGGGAGAGTTGTGTATTATCGCCGCTCGACCCTCGATGGGAAAAACTGCTTTTTGCTTGAATTTGGCCACTTACGCCGCGATTCACAACAAAAAGAAGGTCGCTTTTTTTTCGGTGGAGATGAGCTCTGAGTCAGTCATGATGCGTCTTCTTTCTACTGTTGCCCGCATATCGATGAGTGATCTGCGGGTCGCTCATATCGCAGACGATGGATGGCCAAAACTGATCAATGCCGCAGCCCAAATAAGTGAATCCAGTTTGTTTATCGATGATTCGTCAGGAATAAGTCCTTTTGAGATTCTCTCAAAATGCAGGCGTCTTAAAGCCCGCCAGGGAATCGACATGATTATCATTGATTACCTCCAACTCATGAGTCTTAAGTCAAAGGTAGACAATCGCGAGCGCGAAGTTTCTGAAATTTCCAAAACTCTCAAAGCTATCGCAAAGGAACTGAAGATCCCAGTCATTGCATTAGCTCAATTGAATCGTGGGGTCGAGGCACGACAAAATAGACGACCTCTGCTTTCGGATCTCCGCGAGTCAGGATCCATTGAACAGGATGCCGATGTCATTATGATGCTTTATCGAGAGGACTATTATGAAAAGGACAATTCCGACATTCGGGGTGTTGCAGAAGTCATTATTGCAAAGCAGCGTAACGGCCCCACCGACACCGTAAAACTCCTGTGGAAACCTGAGTTTGGAGAGTTTCGCAGTTTCGAGGAGAGAGCAAGGGGACCTATGCCCCCAATTCCCGACGAACCAAATCGGGGCAGAGAGGGAGGCTCTCGCGGCTCATTTAATCCCCGTTCTCCAAATTCAGCAGAAAGTGGAAAGCCTAGAAACTACGCCCCTGGTGGAAGTGTTTAA